A genome region from Hymenobacter tibetensis includes the following:
- a CDS encoding dihydrolipoamide acetyltransferase family protein — MARVEMVMPKMGESIMEGTVLKWLKQVGDAIEQDESVLEVATDKVDTEVPAIHAGVLQEILVQEGQVVAVGAPIAIVETEPASAGAAAPDTAAPTSAQEPAPEPVAAATDNGVTELPYVPEATTPAASTPQSEAKPQTGRFYSPLVLSIAREEGISMADLEYLPGTGSENRVTKKDILDYVAAGKKPLTPQAAAPAATVAEAPAPAPAAAPAPQPMEPAPQPAASQPQAAQPAVSAPQATKAVPSVSGGQELIEMDRMRKMIAQRMVDSKRIAPHVTSFVEADVTDLVHWRNANKDAYKKREGENLTFTPIFIQAIARAIQDFPNINVSVDGDYIIKKRDINIGVAVALPSGNLIVPVIHNADQLNLNGLSKKVNDLANRARINKLTPADLEGGTYTVSNVGSFGNVMGTPIIMQPQVAIMAVGAIKKKPAVIETPQGDLIGVRHFMFLSHSYDHRVVDGSLGGMFVRRVADYLEQFDSNTVI; from the coding sequence ATGGCACGAGTGGAAATGGTGATGCCCAAAATGGGCGAAAGCATTATGGAAGGCACCGTCCTGAAATGGCTCAAGCAAGTCGGCGACGCAATTGAGCAGGACGAATCAGTGCTGGAAGTGGCAACCGATAAAGTAGATACCGAAGTACCCGCCATTCATGCCGGTGTGTTGCAGGAGATTTTAGTGCAGGAAGGCCAGGTGGTAGCAGTAGGTGCCCCCATTGCTATTGTGGAAACCGAGCCAGCCAGCGCTGGCGCAGCTGCGCCCGACACCGCCGCTCCCACCTCGGCACAAGAGCCAGCTCCAGAGCCAGTAGCCGCTGCTACCGACAACGGCGTAACTGAACTGCCTTACGTACCCGAGGCCACTACGCCAGCAGCCTCTACGCCCCAATCGGAAGCGAAGCCCCAGACTGGCCGCTTCTACTCCCCGCTTGTGCTCAGTATTGCCCGCGAGGAAGGCATTTCGATGGCCGACTTAGAGTACTTGCCCGGTACCGGCAGCGAAAACCGGGTTACCAAGAAAGACATTCTTGATTATGTGGCCGCCGGCAAGAAGCCGCTGACGCCGCAAGCGGCGGCTCCGGCCGCTACCGTAGCGGAGGCACCTGCACCTGCGCCAGCAGCAGCCCCCGCGCCACAACCAATGGAACCAGCTCCGCAACCAGCCGCCAGCCAGCCCCAAGCGGCGCAACCAGCTGTTAGTGCTCCGCAGGCCACCAAAGCCGTACCGTCTGTCAGCGGTGGGCAGGAACTGATTGAAATGGACCGGATGCGCAAGATGATTGCGCAACGCATGGTAGACTCCAAACGGATTGCGCCGCACGTTACATCGTTCGTGGAAGCAGATGTAACAGACCTCGTGCACTGGCGCAATGCCAACAAAGACGCCTATAAGAAGCGCGAAGGCGAGAACCTGACCTTCACGCCTATCTTCATTCAGGCCATTGCCCGCGCCATCCAGGATTTCCCGAACATCAACGTATCGGTGGATGGGGACTACATCATCAAGAAGCGCGACATCAACATTGGAGTCGCGGTGGCGTTGCCTTCCGGCAACCTCATTGTCCCGGTGATTCACAACGCCGATCAGCTCAACCTCAATGGCCTCAGCAAAAAGGTCAACGACCTAGCCAACCGTGCCCGCATCAACAAGCTGACGCCTGCTGACTTGGAAGGTGGCACTTACACGGTTTCCAATGTAGGCTCGTTCGGTAATGTGATGGGTACCCCTATCATCATGCAGCCACAAGTAGCCATCATGGCTGTGGGCGCTATCAAGAAGAAGCCGGCCGTTATCGAGACCCCACAAGGTGACCTGATCGGCGTGCGGCACTTCATGTTCCTCTCGCACTCCTACGACCACCGTGTGGTGGATGGCTCGCTGGGTGGCATGTTTGTGCGTAGAGTGGCCGATTATTTAGAGCAATTTGATTCGAATACAGTCATTTAA